Proteins encoded by one window of Erysipelothrix rhusiopathiae:
- a CDS encoding AIPR family protein has product MLTKYEQYYNKISDLVEKIQMEEDYLNKSMAFNHWFLQSMYDFTDQEIAESIVDGGGDNGIDSIICDEENKSLTVFQFKFPNNPDQLDKEISLSDILKTLSGFDILRGKLEMDNSNNKFKEFKDRLKGVFIEKFKIVFVSFNNGVVNNKEQVESYKESFIRETGSSMEIEYIDKLTISNLFEKKTRTTSVKADVPYKIAQQAYSTGVINSFVGVLDAIKLIESIEDKMLTIFDENIRLLENNSSVNDQIRETASDENFSDMFYFYNNGIVFICDHAVNSPNSLTLSLEGASIVNGCQTVNSLYQVYKEGKLHENVSLLFRVIVIADYDERSRITSYLNSQNSIKGSYFIANHSIIRDLQDDLKPLGYYLERQKNERNYKVAFGETIDSMLKQIKLEDMIQYYSGYWIDSLASLSKRGKGALFETDNINEILSNITADRVIESFDMYSEIALVITKYRKMRRNELNEEFSEYLNIEQENLIVSINEYLFMNTADILLLNVCKSLKESLDTRGKEYSTAELIRNAIYLSRDVIKPHLTIDSPATLTKKSDIFEEARSKTREWVMLQ; this is encoded by the coding sequence ATGCTAACAAAGTATGAACAATATTATAACAAAATCTCAGATCTTGTTGAAAAAATTCAAATGGAAGAAGACTATTTAAATAAGTCTATGGCTTTCAATCACTGGTTCTTACAATCTATGTATGATTTTACAGATCAAGAAATCGCGGAATCAATAGTTGATGGAGGTGGAGATAATGGCATAGATTCAATAATCTGTGATGAAGAAAACAAAAGTTTAACTGTGTTTCAATTTAAGTTTCCTAATAATCCGGATCAACTCGATAAAGAAATTAGTCTCTCTGATATTCTGAAAACCTTGAGTGGGTTTGATATTCTTAGAGGGAAACTGGAGATGGATAATTCTAATAATAAATTTAAAGAGTTTAAAGATCGCCTAAAGGGTGTTTTTATTGAAAAATTTAAAATTGTATTTGTTTCTTTTAATAATGGTGTGGTAAATAATAAAGAACAAGTAGAGTCTTACAAAGAAAGCTTCATAAGAGAGACTGGGTCTTCAATGGAAATTGAGTATATAGATAAATTGACAATTTCAAATTTATTTGAAAAAAAGACAAGAACAACCTCAGTAAAGGCAGATGTACCATATAAAATAGCGCAGCAAGCATACAGCACAGGAGTTATTAACTCGTTTGTAGGAGTGCTCGATGCTATAAAACTAATTGAGTCTATTGAGGATAAAATGTTAACTATTTTTGATGAAAATATTCGATTGTTGGAAAACAATAGTTCTGTTAATGATCAAATTAGAGAAACAGCATCTGATGAAAATTTTTCGGATATGTTTTATTTTTATAACAATGGTATTGTTTTTATTTGTGATCACGCGGTAAATAGTCCAAACTCCTTAACTTTGAGTCTTGAAGGAGCTTCTATAGTAAATGGATGTCAAACGGTGAACTCATTATATCAAGTTTATAAGGAAGGGAAACTTCACGAAAATGTTTCACTACTATTTAGAGTAATTGTAATTGCTGATTACGATGAAAGATCAAGAATTACTAGTTATTTGAATTCTCAAAATTCAATTAAGGGTAGCTACTTTATTGCGAATCACTCAATTATAAGAGACTTGCAAGATGACTTGAAACCGTTGGGATACTACTTAGAAAGACAAAAAAACGAGCGGAATTATAAGGTAGCCTTCGGCGAAACGATTGACTCAATGTTGAAACAAATAAAACTAGAAGATATGATTCAATACTATTCAGGCTATTGGATCGACAGCTTAGCTTCATTATCAAAAAGAGGAAAAGGAGCGTTATTTGAGACTGATAACATAAATGAGATATTAAGTAATATTACTGCGGATAGAGTAATTGAGTCATTTGATATGTACAGTGAAATAGCACTTGTTATAACTAAGTATAGAAAAATGAGACGAAACGAATTAAATGAGGAGTTTAGTGAGTATTTAAACATTGAACAAGAGAACCTTATAGTATCAATTAATGAATATTTATTTATGAATACAGCTGATATTTTACTCTTAAATGTATGTAAATCATTAAAGGAATCGTTAGACACAAGGGGAAAAGAATATTCTACGGCTGAGCTAATTAGAAATGCTATTTATTTATCACGAGATGTTATTAAACCGCATTTAACTATAGATTCACCAGCGACATTAACTAAAAAGAGTGATATTTTTGAAGAAGCACGATCAAAAACTAGAGAATGGGTAATGTTGCAATAA
- a CDS encoding GNAT family N-acetyltransferase yields the protein MYVCGVLENYHRHGIGRLIFEEAIDVAKKDNYKYIQVKTVQSGYYDSYDKTNSYYQSLGFDQFEVITDLWDEHNPCQIYIYSV from the coding sequence ATATATGTTTGTGGTGTATTAGAAAACTATCATAGACATGGTATTGGTAGATTGATATTTGAAGAGGCGATTGATGTGGCTAAAAAGGATAACTATAAGTATATTCAAGTTAAAACTGTACAAAGTGGATATTATGATTCATATGATAAAACAAATTCATATTATCAATCTTTAGGCTTTGATCAATTTGAGGTCATAACTGATTTATGGGATGAACATAACCCTTGTCAAATTTATATTTATTCAGTTTAA
- a CDS encoding GNAT family N-acetyltransferase, translating into MKNDYLIIDLKNKPDLIDAAALWFHSKWDVPQEAYLESMNEGLKAKHSVPSWFIVTDQNEKIIAGVGVIENDFHTQVDLTPNVCALYVEEEYRNKGIAKKLLDNVCKNLSLSSIDEVYLITSHTNFYERCGWEFYDMIEENDGNMIRMYKHNNGQ; encoded by the coding sequence ATGAAGAACGATTATTTAATTATTGACCTAAAAAACAAACCGGATCTTATTGACGCCGCAGCACTTTGGTTTCATTCGAAATGGGATGTTCCACAAGAAGCTTACCTTGAAAGTATGAACGAGGGTCTTAAGGCAAAGCATAGTGTCCCAAGCTGGTTTATTGTCACGGATCAGAATGAAAAAATTATCGCAGGTGTTGGTGTTATAGAAAATGATTTCCATACACAAGTTGACTTGACCCCGAATGTTTGTGCACTTTATGTCGAAGAAGAATATAGAAATAAAGGAATTGCAAAAAAGCTTCTTGATAATGTCTGTAAGAATTTATCCTTATCAAGCATTGATGAGGTGTATTTGATAACATCTCATACTAATTTTTATGAGCGATGTGGCTGGGAATTTTACGACATGATAGAAGAGAATGATGGTAATATGATTCGAATGTATAAACATAATAATGGACAATAG
- a CDS encoding DUF2075 domain-containing protein has product MNWTTKNKMAKYNYIELDLKNGDILNFESLRNPEKNILENGYVVYIYKSKQTKQIYIGQTKHFLTRNNQHYSGSEEKFDNAQFNQAIIVFSSYFHGSALDDVENQLITYFMADSPNVKNQKIYFDDHEIINKTSGNSINEYNTREKVASEVIIPFWEDLFRKGWVKTPTLETLKSEVLVKYSPIKELTEQQMNLINEIELNEATSYVINGDAGTGKTVLLTHLVAKLLTENSDKKIAVVLQPNWIKTAREIFSVYGFNKRNLTIATSTQLINKSDTYDTIIIDESHKLSRKFSKQMASFNSVYKGKFQNDENHLQCLQKKGNQLILMYDALQAIRPANMTRNQFEDATVDFEKRYLKTQFRIQTPKGKSYTSDDYINGIKYLLYKDTGLLDQTNFNPHFDKGVFMDKDIDSYFGYFENNPLENLINWIEEDRNFNSNHINRIVAGLVEPWKQSHGKDSSIKHWHENEIHRRWNSTQENWINSKDEDAEDQIGSVFAVQGIDLNKCGVLIGNDLQIDANGHLFGNPDNFHNVNGKFSKNDFNPENEREFTLFVLNIYYVLMTRGIDGIRLGFWKNEEFKLYMKKTLEI; this is encoded by the coding sequence ATGAATTGGACAACGAAAAATAAAATGGCAAAATATAACTATATAGAATTAGATCTCAAAAATGGTGACATTCTCAATTTTGAGTCACTAAGAAATCCAGAAAAAAATATTTTAGAAAATGGTTACGTTGTATATATCTATAAAAGTAAACAGACTAAGCAAATCTATATTGGACAAACGAAACACTTTTTAACACGAAATAACCAACATTATTCCGGGAGTGAAGAAAAATTTGATAATGCTCAATTCAATCAAGCAATTATAGTGTTTTCTTCCTATTTTCATGGTTCTGCTTTAGATGATGTTGAGAATCAACTTATTACCTACTTCATGGCAGATTCCCCAAACGTTAAGAATCAAAAAATATACTTTGATGATCATGAGATTATCAACAAAACAAGCGGAAATAGTATAAACGAATATAACACACGTGAGAAAGTTGCATCGGAGGTTATTATCCCATTCTGGGAAGACTTATTCCGAAAAGGTTGGGTTAAAACACCGACACTTGAAACTTTAAAAAGTGAGGTTTTAGTTAAGTATAGCCCCATCAAAGAATTAACTGAGCAACAGATGAATTTAATCAATGAAATAGAATTGAATGAAGCCACAAGTTATGTAATTAATGGTGATGCAGGTACCGGTAAAACAGTTCTTCTTACCCATCTTGTTGCAAAACTATTAACAGAAAACAGTGATAAAAAAATAGCAGTTGTACTTCAACCAAATTGGATTAAGACAGCACGAGAAATCTTTAGTGTTTATGGTTTCAATAAACGCAATCTGACAATCGCGACATCGACACAGCTCATTAATAAGAGCGATACATATGACACAATCATAATTGATGAATCCCATAAGTTATCGAGAAAATTTTCAAAGCAGATGGCATCTTTTAATAGCGTCTATAAAGGAAAATTTCAAAACGATGAAAATCATCTGCAGTGCCTTCAAAAAAAAGGAAATCAGTTAATCTTAATGTATGATGCGCTTCAGGCAATTCGTCCAGCTAATATGACTCGTAATCAATTTGAGGATGCAACCGTCGATTTTGAAAAAAGGTACCTCAAAACCCAATTTCGTATACAAACTCCTAAAGGAAAATCATATACATCTGATGATTATATTAATGGCATTAAATATCTTTTATATAAGGATACAGGATTATTAGATCAGACAAATTTCAATCCCCATTTCGATAAGGGTGTTTTTATGGATAAAGACATCGATTCATATTTTGGTTATTTCGAAAATAACCCCTTGGAAAACTTAATCAATTGGATTGAAGAGGACCGAAATTTCAATAGTAATCATATAAATCGAATTGTAGCCGGTTTGGTTGAGCCTTGGAAACAGTCTCATGGAAAAGATTCTTCAATTAAACACTGGCATGAGAATGAAATTCACCGAAGATGGAATTCAACCCAAGAAAACTGGATTAATTCCAAGGACGAAGATGCAGAGGATCAAATCGGATCGGTTTTCGCCGTTCAAGGAATTGACTTGAATAAATGTGGTGTTTTAATTGGTAATGATCTTCAAATTGATGCAAACGGACATCTATTCGGAAATCCCGATAATTTTCATAATGTTAATGGTAAATTTTCTAAAAATGATTTTAACCCAGAAAATGAGAGAGAATTTACATTATTTGTGTTAAATATCTACTATGTCTTGATGACACGTGGAATTGATGGTATTCGTTTAGGATTTTGGAAGAACGAAGAGTTTAAATTATACATGAAGAAAACTTTAGAAATTTAA
- a CDS encoding nucleotide pyrophosphohydrolase has protein sequence MNKSMVAINKFRDERNWRQFHNEKDLAISISLEASELLELFQWKTADEGKEFVNEIKEELADVLIYAYMMADNMNLDIDEIISEKLTKNAKKYPISKSFGNKKKYDELDNEK, from the coding sequence ATGAATAAGTCTATGGTAGCAATTAATAAATTTAGAGATGAACGAAATTGGCGACAGTTTCATAATGAAAAAGACCTGGCTATTTCTATCTCGTTAGAGGCAAGTGAACTTTTGGAACTGTTTCAATGGAAAACAGCAGACGAAGGTAAAGAATTCGTTAATGAAATTAAGGAAGAACTCGCGGACGTGTTAATTTATGCATATATGATGGCAGACAATATGAATCTCGATATCGATGAGATTATTTCAGAAAAACTTACTAAAAACGCGAAGAAGTATCCAATATCAAAGAGTTTTGGTAACAAAAAGAAGTACGATGAATTGGACAACGAAAAATAA
- a CDS encoding restriction endonuclease has product MTKYYYRQTVTHEGLNKHRIIKAPNRRELKNRVALLENQWDEEWRRKQEVASRRLMNEQVREEHAYNQEEAIALTYEAEEKQKMLESILENDFLFGGFDWDTLKNFENFDVQKPVKPQKPEPEPKPERSDFKYNKKLGFIKLLSKDNRERNQNENLELFNADVEKWSQFVENEEQRYQSKVALYEGLVEKWKHDKLNYDNERELENKNIDLLREKFSEGNQESIEVYFQSIIDELIFPVEYSRDSFVEYNVEGNYLIVDLKLPTIEDLPTIKEVKYIKSRKEFKEVAFSKTYIDKLYEKVIYSLVLVVFKKIFISDNRYNYVESVIINGFIETVDLSTGLNHSPFILSTEVKKSDFEIINLANIDPKEWFRKNKGISATKLTTLTPVAPIARINREDDRFVDGYEIINTMDDDTNLASLDWMDFENLIRELFEKEFNSNGGEVKITQASRDGGVDAVAFDPDPLKGGKIIIQAKRYTNVVGVSAVRDLYGTLLNEGANKGILVTTSNYGADSYGFAKDKPITLINGSELLYMLQKHGHKVKIDLEEARKLMK; this is encoded by the coding sequence ATGACTAAATATTATTATAGACAAACAGTAACACATGAGGGGCTTAATAAACACAGAATCATTAAGGCACCAAACAGACGTGAGTTAAAAAATAGAGTTGCACTGTTAGAGAACCAATGGGACGAAGAGTGGAGACGAAAACAAGAGGTTGCCTCTCGGAGATTAATGAATGAACAAGTTCGAGAGGAACATGCATATAATCAAGAAGAAGCCATTGCACTAACGTATGAGGCAGAAGAAAAACAAAAAATGCTGGAATCAATACTGGAAAATGATTTTCTTTTTGGAGGATTTGATTGGGATACATTAAAAAATTTTGAGAATTTTGATGTTCAGAAACCTGTGAAACCACAAAAGCCAGAACCAGAACCAAAACCAGAACGAAGTGATTTTAAATATAATAAAAAACTCGGTTTCATAAAATTATTAAGTAAAGATAATCGTGAGCGAAATCAAAATGAAAATTTAGAACTCTTCAATGCTGATGTTGAAAAATGGTCGCAATTCGTAGAAAATGAGGAGCAACGATACCAGTCGAAAGTTGCTTTATATGAGGGCCTTGTTGAAAAATGGAAGCATGATAAGCTAAACTATGATAACGAAAGAGAATTAGAAAACAAAAACATAGACTTATTAAGAGAAAAATTTTCTGAGGGAAACCAGGAAAGTATTGAGGTATACTTCCAATCAATTATTGATGAGCTAATTTTCCCAGTCGAATATTCTCGTGATAGTTTCGTAGAATATAATGTGGAAGGAAATTATTTAATTGTAGATTTAAAACTCCCGACTATCGAAGATCTACCAACCATTAAAGAAGTTAAATATATTAAATCGCGTAAAGAATTTAAAGAAGTAGCTTTTTCAAAGACGTATATTGATAAACTATACGAAAAAGTGATTTATAGTTTAGTTCTTGTTGTTTTTAAAAAAATATTTATTTCCGATAACAGATATAATTATGTAGAGAGTGTCATTATTAATGGATTTATAGAGACGGTTGATCTATCAACTGGATTAAATCATTCGCCTTTCATCTTGTCTACAGAGGTAAAAAAATCTGATTTTGAAATCATTAATCTAGCAAACATTGATCCTAAGGAATGGTTCAGAAAAAACAAAGGGATATCTGCTACAAAATTAACTACGTTGACTCCAGTAGCTCCAATAGCGCGAATCAATAGAGAGGACGATCGATTTGTTGATGGCTATGAAATCATTAATACTATGGATGATGATACAAATTTAGCGAGTTTAGACTGGATGGATTTCGAAAATCTAATTCGTGAATTATTTGAGAAAGAGTTTAACAGTAATGGTGGCGAAGTCAAAATTACACAAGCAAGCAGGGATGGTGGCGTTGATGCTGTCGCATTTGATCCAGATCCTCTAAAAGGTGGAAAAATAATTATTCAAGCGAAGCGATATACTAATGTAGTGGGGGTTTCAGCCGTTCGAGATTTATATGGGACGCTCTTAAATGAGGGGGCCAATAAAGGCATCTTAGTCACGACTTCGAATTATGGTGCAGATTCATATGGATTTGCCAAAGATAAACCGATCACTTTAATTAATGGCTCAGAGTTATTATATATGTTGCAAAAGCACGGTCATAAAGTAAAAATTGATCTAGAAGAAGCAAGAAAACTGATGAAGTAA
- the groL gene encoding chaperonin GroEL (60 kDa chaperone family; promotes refolding of misfolded polypeptides especially under stressful conditions; forms two stacked rings of heptamers to form a barrel-shaped 14mer; ends can be capped by GroES; misfolded proteins enter the barrel where they are refolded when GroES binds), with protein sequence MAKDVRYGQNSRDLLLKGMDTLANAVSVTLGPKGRNVVLERSFGSPLITNDGVTIAKEIELKNPFENMGAKLLYEVSNKTNDVSGDGTTTATLLAQEMIHKGLVHVDRGANPVLMRLGIEKASRVIADYLLENSSKIETSSDIANVASISAGSEEIGTIIAEAMKKVGNDGVITVDESNTFETELEVVEGLQYDKGYISPYMVSDRETMEIEMENPYILVTDHKISTIQEILPLLEQIVQQNKPFFIIAEDIDNDVVSTLVVNKLRGTFNVAATKAPGFGDNQKMMLEDIAIATGATFISKELGMNIKETEIDQLGTASKVVIRKDETTLIGGAGTKESIEERASEIRSQINNVSSDFDKKKLEERLAKLTNGVAVIKVGAATESEMKEKKLRIEDALNATKAAVAEGVVLGGGYALARAYTDLKDNLSSENQDENRGIKTVFESILKPLWQIAENAGFDGDEIVTKQLESEVNIGFNAKSGQWENLQESGILDPTRVTRNALLNAASIASLFLTTEAAVASSVEEKQITPEMPPMY encoded by the coding sequence ATGGCTAAAGATGTACGTTATGGACAAAACTCAAGAGATTTACTCTTAAAAGGAATGGATACACTTGCTAATGCGGTAAGTGTAACACTTGGTCCTAAGGGACGTAATGTTGTTTTAGAACGTAGTTTTGGTTCACCGCTTATCACTAATGACGGTGTTACCATCGCTAAAGAAATTGAACTTAAAAACCCTTTTGAAAACATGGGGGCAAAGCTACTTTATGAGGTGTCCAATAAGACCAATGATGTATCTGGAGATGGAACAACAACCGCTACATTACTTGCACAAGAAATGATTCATAAAGGATTAGTGCATGTTGATCGTGGCGCAAATCCCGTATTAATGCGTCTTGGTATTGAAAAAGCATCGCGGGTAATTGCTGACTACCTGCTTGAAAACAGCAGTAAAATAGAGACGAGCAGCGATATCGCAAACGTTGCCTCAATCAGTGCTGGTAGCGAAGAAATCGGTACAATTATTGCGGAAGCAATGAAGAAAGTTGGAAATGATGGTGTCATTACAGTAGATGAATCCAATACATTTGAGACTGAATTAGAAGTTGTGGAAGGACTTCAATATGACAAAGGTTATATTTCACCTTATATGGTTTCAGATCGTGAGACCATGGAAATTGAGATGGAGAACCCTTATATCTTGGTTACAGATCATAAAATCTCAACAATCCAAGAAATTCTTCCCCTCTTAGAACAAATTGTTCAACAAAATAAACCATTCTTTATTATTGCTGAAGATATTGACAATGATGTTGTCTCAACACTTGTAGTCAATAAACTCCGTGGAACCTTCAATGTAGCAGCAACAAAAGCACCAGGATTTGGAGATAATCAAAAAATGATGCTTGAGGACATTGCGATTGCAACAGGCGCTACATTCATCAGTAAAGAACTTGGAATGAACATCAAAGAAACTGAAATCGATCAGCTTGGAACGGCTTCTAAAGTAGTCATCCGCAAGGACGAAACAACCTTAATTGGTGGAGCAGGAACCAAAGAGTCCATTGAAGAACGTGCAAGCGAAATTCGTTCTCAAATAAACAATGTAAGCAGCGACTTTGATAAGAAAAAACTTGAAGAACGTCTTGCGAAACTTACAAATGGTGTTGCTGTCATAAAAGTTGGAGCAGCAACTGAATCCGAAATGAAAGAGAAAAAACTACGCATTGAAGATGCACTCAACGCAACCAAAGCTGCGGTTGCAGAAGGTGTCGTGCTTGGTGGTGGATATGCCCTTGCTCGTGCCTACACGGATCTAAAAGATAACCTAAGTTCAGAAAATCAAGACGAAAATAGAGGTATTAAAACCGTCTTTGAATCAATCCTAAAACCACTCTGGCAAATAGCTGAAAATGCCGGATTTGATGGAGACGAAATCGTTACAAAACAACTTGAATCAGAGGTGAATATTGGATTTAACGCAAAATCAGGACAATGGGAAAACCTACAAGAATCAGGAATCCTTGATCCTACACGCGTAACACGCAATGCACTGCTCAACGCTGCATCGATTGCATCCCTCTTCCTAACAACAGAAGCTGCAGTTGCATCGTCAGTTGAAGAGAAACAAATCACTCCTGAAATGCCGCCAATGTATTAA
- the groES gene encoding co-chaperone GroES, with product MIKPLYDRILLEEILAESATASGILLPESKEKPSMARVVAVGNGTKDKEGNTLPIDVKVGDCVIYKKYATTDVTYQNKDYLIIDMKDVLAIVEDDK from the coding sequence ATGATTAAACCATTGTATGACCGCATTTTGTTAGAAGAGATTCTTGCAGAGTCCGCTACTGCAAGCGGAATCTTATTGCCGGAATCCAAAGAGAAGCCTTCTATGGCACGCGTTGTTGCTGTAGGTAATGGAACGAAAGATAAAGAAGGTAATACACTTCCCATTGATGTAAAGGTTGGGGATTGTGTCATCTATAAAAAATATGCAACAACAGATGTAACTTATCAAAACAAAGATTATTTAATTATCGACATGAAAGATGTACTTGCAATTGTGGAGGATGATAAATAA
- a CDS encoding ABC transporter ATP-binding protein, whose translation MSDTIYTIKSLSKTYGDHDAKVHALNNVNVEIKRGDFVAVTGLSGSGKTTFLNTLAGLIEDAQGSVLFEGKNILDWNDALRANYRNKSIGYIMQNFGLIPTMTVIQNVLLPVKRIRKEHQEKALQLLEMLNIKDKKNAYPHQLSGGQKQRVAIARALIQSPKVILADEPTGALDVENAHMIMRILKDIHEQGVTIILVTHAQSLAVTCPTQLIFQDGYLKEVLKT comes from the coding sequence ATGTCTGATACAATATATACCATTAAATCACTTTCAAAAACGTATGGAGATCATGACGCGAAGGTACATGCTTTAAACAATGTAAATGTCGAGATTAAACGCGGCGATTTTGTTGCCGTAACGGGATTATCCGGTTCAGGAAAAACGACATTTCTCAATACCCTTGCTGGTTTAATTGAAGATGCACAGGGAAGTGTCTTGTTTGAAGGGAAGAATATCCTTGATTGGAATGATGCTTTACGTGCTAACTATCGCAATAAATCCATTGGATACATTATGCAAAACTTTGGTTTAATTCCAACGATGACGGTGATTCAAAATGTATTACTGCCCGTAAAACGAATTCGAAAAGAACATCAAGAAAAAGCGCTTCAATTACTTGAAATGTTAAATATCAAAGATAAAAAGAATGCATATCCACACCAACTGTCAGGGGGACAAAAACAACGCGTCGCTATCGCAAGAGCACTGATTCAAAGTCCTAAGGTTATCCTTGCAGATGAACCTACAGGCGCATTGGATGTTGAGAATGCGCACATGATTATGCGTATCCTTAAAGATATTCATGAACAAGGCGTCACCATCATTCTTGTTACCCATGCTCAATCACTTGCAGTTACATGTCCAACCCAACTTATATTTCAAGATGGTTATCTCAAAGAAGTCCTTAAAACGTAA
- a CDS encoding DUF1697 domain-containing protein, producing MKTYIALLRGINVGGKHKVPMADLKQIFESLGYTSVKTYINSGNVIFKSENEALKSMQEALEGTLKDFFQFEIPLVIITLEHLEQVLNEAPAWWDKTNKANYHTAIFVIPPAKLDDIIEVMGEAHVEFESVQSGLDVIYWSADLQNYSKSRWSKTASTSINNCVTLRTANTVYKLLELSQKLKD from the coding sequence ATGAAAACATACATTGCATTATTACGAGGTATTAATGTTGGCGGGAAGCATAAAGTTCCGATGGCTGACTTGAAACAGATTTTTGAATCACTGGGTTATACTTCCGTTAAAACGTACATAAACAGTGGGAATGTTATTTTTAAAAGTGAAAATGAAGCGTTAAAATCAATGCAAGAAGCATTAGAAGGAACCCTCAAAGATTTTTTTCAATTTGAAATTCCGCTTGTCATTATAACGCTTGAGCACCTAGAACAAGTTTTAAATGAAGCGCCTGCTTGGTGGGATAAGACCAATAAAGCTAATTATCATACTGCAATTTTTGTAATACCACCTGCAAAACTCGATGATATTATTGAAGTCATGGGTGAAGCGCATGTGGAATTTGAATCGGTTCAATCGGGACTCGATGTTATTTATTGGTCCGCAGACCTTCAAAACTATTCGAAATCCCGTTGGTCCAAAACTGCGAGTACTTCAATCAATAATTGTGTAACTCTTCGAACGGCCAATACCGTTTACAAGCTTTTAGAACTCTCCCAAAAGTTGAAGGATTAG
- a CDS encoding alkylmercury lyase has product MNQYEILKKQLDLNPDFNERYQALSSALQKEYQEFVGRLLEGNLADEAWLSCSQSLYDCDLINASCKACYPISGQKTAFKVSIPGVEEVYAMCAFDAMCFLSLKDSEIICLDGTRITRENLQDVPLKVWVPNAKSGCCVASKSCSSIKFIAKDDVPCSGGVSYTLPEAFVLSVQLFDYALDVIKAKISVS; this is encoded by the coding sequence ATGAATCAATACGAAATCTTAAAAAAACAATTGGATTTAAATCCTGATTTTAATGAGCGGTATCAAGCACTTTCATCCGCACTTCAAAAGGAGTACCAAGAATTTGTGGGCCGACTTTTGGAAGGGAACCTTGCTGATGAAGCATGGTTATCATGTTCGCAATCACTTTACGATTGTGACTTAATAAATGCCTCTTGTAAGGCATGCTATCCAATATCGGGTCAGAAAACCGCTTTTAAAGTTTCAATACCCGGTGTTGAAGAGGTCTACGCAATGTGTGCATTTGATGCCATGTGCTTTTTATCTCTGAAGGATTCAGAAATTATTTGTCTTGATGGCACCAGAATCACACGTGAAAACCTCCAAGACGTCCCACTGAAGGTTTGGGTTCCAAATGCGAAGTCCGGTTGCTGTGTTGCCTCTAAATCGTGCAGTTCAATCAAATTCATTGCTAAAGATGACGTTCCATGTAGTGGTGGCGTGAGTTATACATTACCGGAGGCATTTGTATTGTCTGTCCAACTTTTTGATTATGCACTGGATGTAATTAAAGCGAAGATCTCAGTTTCATGA